A genome region from Fusarium musae strain F31 chromosome 5, whole genome shotgun sequence includes the following:
- a CDS encoding hypothetical protein (EggNog:ENOG41): MEQCTGEHADQTLDMSTIGNLDDTSNLLGTPWFYASNDNNPQYALNESAEYLPRYVNDPTLVEWSEPLFSQLYATPQQDPSFTSVTTPSNSFEFNSESCVPQLRSESTNLPSAASTIEYHPESSHELNHSEITYVPSSPEDIEHYRPLPPQPEAKKRRVSSSVQSTMSLPDDILTASVQRESEARPPIKRRDTANKTDIPYLKKVRERNKRAATKVRLKQRETEKSLASAEKDLQEKNHRLTECVKELTHQIHDLKMQLLQHGTCDCTLIQEYIGNEANRYVQETSG, from the coding sequence ATGGAGCAATGCACCGGCGAACATGCAGATCAGACGCTTGACATGTCAACCATTGGGAACTTGGATGATACCTCTAATCTCTTGGGGACTCCATGGTTCTACGCATCCAACGATAACAATCCCCAGTATGCGCTCAACGAAAGTGCAGAGTACCTACCCAGATACGTAAATGATCCGACTCTGGTCGAATGGTCTGAGCCTCTGTTCTCTCAACTGTATGCGACACCCCAGCAGGACCCGTCATTCACAAGCGTCACGACTCCGTCAAACAGTTTCGAGTTCAATTCCGAATCTTGCGTGCCTCAACTACGATCGGAATCTACAAACTTACCGAGCGCTGCCAGTACCATCGAGTATCATCCAGAGTCATCACATGAGCTTAATCACTCGGAGATCACCTATGTGCCGAGCTCCCCAGAGGATATCGAGCACTACCGCCCTCTGCCACCACAGCCTGAAGCAAAGAAGCGCAGGGTGAGCTCCAGTGTCCAGAGCACGATGAGTCTGCCCGACGATATCCTCACCGCGAGTGTCCAGAGAGAATCAGAAGCTCGCCCGCCCATCAAAAGGCGCGACACGGCCAACAAGACGGATATCCCATACCTCAAGAAGGTCAGGGAGAGGAACAAGCGGGCTGCGACAAAGGTCCGCCTGAAGCAGCGAGAAACCGAAAAGAGCCTCGCGTCCGCCGAAAAGGACCTGCAAGAGAAGAACCACAGGCTGACAGAGTGTGTCAAAGAGCTAACTCATCAGATCCACGACCTCAAGATGCAGTTGCTACAGCATGGGACCTGTGACTGCACTCTTATTCAGGAGTACATTGGTAATGAAGCGAATCGCTACGTTCAAGAAACGAGTGGATAG
- a CDS encoding hypothetical protein (EggNog:ENOG41) produces the protein MKAAIWTGTKSITLTSVPKPTITAPGDAIVHITHCTICGSDLHMYNGDMNNAMEKGLIMGHEAIGIVEHVGPDVKSLSVGDRVIILPVIVCGDCFYCKKKEFSLRDKTNPYKQLEQMYGHRLSGPKDIEANKLVGLADVTPTAWHGNELAEVGKADVVGVWGCGAVGLSIQRLAKLRGTSKVYAIDKDEHRLDIAKSMGMIPINVKDHSDPADYILSIEPHGLDRGIEASGFRSTNSTAHATMKALGVEGDSSDTVSAAIKATRRGGNVALIGDFFYNTNNFPIGMLMEKGITLRGGQLYAQKYFPPLLGLVIEGKYDPSFMFTHHDKFENISKNYDAFFSHKTPGGLKVCLSTAFGREQGGGSV, from the exons ATGAAGGCGGCCATTTGGACAGGCACAAAGTCCATCACGCTGACCAGCGTACCTAAACCAACCATCACCGCGCCCGGCGACGCAATCGTGCACATCACCCACTGCACCATCTGCGGCTCTGATCTGCACATGTACAACGGTGATATGAACAATGCCATGGAGAAGGGCCTGATCATGGGTCACGAGGCCATCGGCATCGTTGAGCACGTTGGGCCTGACGTCAAAAGTCTCAGTGTAGGAGACAGAGTGATTATCCTCCCTGTCATTGTATGCGGTGACTGCTTCTactgcaagaagaaggaattctCGCTCCGTGACAAAACTAATCCCTACAAGCAGCTGGAGCAGATGTACGGGCATAGATTGTCGG GCCCCAAGGACATAGAAGCCAATAAGCTCGTTGGCCTCGCTGACGTGACTCCTACCGCCTGGCATGGCAATGAACTGGCCGAGGTAGGCAAGGCAGATGTCGTTGGCGTTTGGGGCTGCGGCGCTGTCGGACTTTCGATCCAGCGTCTGGCGAAGCTGCGTGGAACCAGCAAGGTCTATGCCATTGACAAAGACGAGCACCGCCTCGATATCGCCAAGTCGATGGGTATGATTCCCATCAACGTTAAGGATCACTCTGATCCCGCTGACTACATCTTGTCCATTGAGCCGCATGGGCTGGACCGCGGCATTGAGGCGAGTGGCTTCAGGAGCACCAATTCAACTGCCCATGCTACTATGAAAGCTTTGGGAGTCGAGGGGGACAGCTCTGACACGGTGAGCGCGGCAATCAAGGCGACGCGTAGGGGAGGCAATGTCGCGTTGATCGGGGATTTTTTCTACAATACCAACAACTTCCCCATTGGAATGCTCATGGAAAAGGGCATCACCTTGCGTGGAGGTCAGCTCTACGCTCAGAAG TACTTCCCCCCTCTTCTGGGCCTTGTCATCGAAGGGAAATACGATCCGTCTTTCATGTTTACCCATCACG ATAAGTTCGagaacatctccaagaactATGATGCCTTCTTTAGTCACAAAACGCCCGGCGGATTGAAGGTTTGTCTCTCAACTGCCTTTGGACGTGAACAGGGTGGAGGTTCAgtttga
- a CDS encoding hypothetical protein (MEROPS:MER0022821) has translation MKYSISLMALFVAGSIAIPAATTPKCKAGEQFIECGTACPLTCNEPEPRPCTKQCVPGCFCKEGTIRSQVSLTRLGDDCY, from the exons ATGAAGTACTCTATCTCTCTCATGGCCCTCTTCGTCGCTGGCTCCATTGCCATTCCTGCCGCTACTACTCCGAAATGCAAAGCT GGTGAACAGTTCATTGAATGCGGCACGGCTTGTCCTTTGACTTGCAATGAGCCTGAGCCCCGACCATGCACCAAGCAGTGCGTTCCTGGCTGCTTCTGCAAGGAGGGTACTATTCGAAGCCAGGTGAGTTTGACCCGTCTCGGTGACGACTGTTACTAA
- a CDS encoding hypothetical protein (EggNog:ENOG41): MSLSVDQKVRLLARQVQRFHKYSAGTGRPNSKIVKAPDVKLAADLEPVFGLYESGDTKNTDESWPLYWQLHGKARLLTRDLEWFRYMGYKLLYNGKVGASDLPKFNYEEPPKQSWDGLYGPPAPQQTELEREAMWAKTGNETLLRVSEKPKPQATVLKSRDEYTREDHHCPDLVDLSEDGDLITLATDVVPINKALCDFEPLCLL, translated from the coding sequence ATGTCTCTCTCTGTTGACCAAAAGGTCCGTCTCCTCGCCCGCCAGGTCCAGCGCTTCCACAAATACAGCGCTGGGACAGGCCGGCCCAACAGCAAGATCGTCAAGGCACCTGACGTCAAGCTCGCTGCTGATCTTGAGCCGGTCTTTGGCCTGTACGAGTCTGGCGACACAAAGAACACGGATGAGTCGTGGCCGTTGTACTGGCAGTTGCATGGCAAGGCACGTCTCCTCACGCGAGACTTGGAGTGGTTCAGATACATGGGCTACAAGTTGCTCTATAACGGCAAGGTGGGCGCTTCTGACTTGCCCAAGTTTAACTACGAGGAGCCGCCTAAGCAGAGCTGGGATGGTTTGTACGGGCCTCCAGCCCCCCAGCAAACCGAACTAGAGAGAGAGGCGATGTGGGCTAAGACTGGAAATGAGACGTTGCTTCGTGTGAGCGAAAAGCCAAAGCCGCAAGCCACAGTCTTGAAGAGCAGAGACGAATACACCCGTGAGGACCATCATTGCCCGGACCTGGTTGACCTgtctgaagatggcgatcTCATCACATTGGCCACCGACGTCGTGCCCATCAACAAAGCTCTTTGCGACTTTGAGCCACTATGCCTCCTATAG